In Ipomoea triloba cultivar NCNSP0323 chromosome 7, ASM357664v1, a single genomic region encodes these proteins:
- the LOC116025934 gene encoding 4-coumarate--CoA ligase-like 5 produces MASQITVDSRSGFCTSNSTFYSKRKPIPLPSPESIDVTTFISSRAHQGKIAFIDAATGRQLSFSDVWRAVESVATSLSVDMGIRKGHVVLLLSPNSIFFPIICLAVMSLGAVITTTNPLNTPREIGKQISDSKPVLAFTVTELLPKLADSNLPVVLIGGNSSCTPKTNLRIVSRLEEMMRKPPSQTRFKERITQDDTATLLYSSGTTGASKGVVSSHRNLIAMVQTVVGRFRLDDDAETQTFICTVPMFHIYGLAAFATGLLACGSTIVILSKFEMDEMLSTIHKYRASYLPLVPPILVALINFADSIKKKYDLSSLKKVLSGGAPLSREVIEGFVDKYPGVTILQGYGLTESTGIGASTDSLEESRKYGTAGLLSPSMEARIVDPDSGELLPVNRTGELWLRGSCIMKGYFSNEEATASTLDSKGWLRTGDLCYIDDDGFIFVVDRLKELIKYKGYQVPPAELEALLLTHPEVADVAVIPFPDKDVGQFPMAYVVRKTGSRISENAIMDFVGKQVAPYKRIRRVAFVASIPKNPSGKILRKDLIKLATSKL; encoded by the exons ATGGCTTCCCAGATCACCGTCGACTCACGCAGCGGCTTCTGTACATCAAACTCAACTTTTTACAGTAAGCGGAAGCCTATCCCTCTTCCGTCCCCAGAGTCGATAGATGTGACGACTTTCATATCGTCGCGGGCCCACCAGGGGAAGATTGCCTTCATCGACGCCGCCACCGGTCGCCAGCTCAGCTTTTCCGACGTTTGGAGAGCAGTGGAGTCGGTGGCGACGTCTCTCTCCGTTGACATGGGCATACGTAAGGGTCACGTTGTGCTTTTACTTTCTCCGAATTCCATCTTCTTCCCCATCATCTGTCTCGCTGTAATGTCCCTCGGCGCCGTTATAACTACCACTAACCCACTCAACACCCCCCGCGAAATCGGCAAACAGATCTCTGATTCGAAACCAGTTCTCGCTTTTACCGTTACTGAACTTCTCCCAAAACTAGCCGATTCGAATCTCCCTGTGGTGCTCATCGGAGGAAATTCCAGTTGTACACCGAAAACCAACCTGAGGATCGTGAGTAGACTGGAAGAGATGATGAGAAAGCCGCCGAGTCAGACTCGCTTCAAAGAAAGGATCACTCAGGACGACACGGCGACTCTCCTTTACTCCTCCGGCACCACCGGGGCTAGCAAGGGTGTGGTCTCCTCGCACAGAAACCTAATCGCGATGGTCCAGACGGTGGTTGGACGGTTTAGGTTAGACGACGATGCAGAGACGCAAACCTTCATCTGCACCGTGCCGATGTTTCACATCTACGGATTAGCAGCATTCGCCACCGGCCTATTAGCTTGCGGGTCGACAATTGTGATACTATCCAAATTCGAGATGGATGAAATGCTGTCAACTATTCACAAATACCGCGCATCGTATCTCCCACTGGTGCCGCCGATTCTGGTGGCGCTGATCAACTTCGCCGACTCGATTAAGAAGAAATACGATCTGAGCAGCCTGAAGAAAGTTCTCTCTGGTGGTGCCCCTTTAAGCAGGGAGGTGATTGAAGGTTTTGTGGACAAGTACCCGGGGGTGACAATCCTGCAAGGGTATGGATTGACGGAGTCGACCGGAATTGGGGCGTCGACTGACTCGTTGGAGGAGAGCCGGAAGTACGGAACGGCGGGGTTGTTGTCGCCGAGCATGGAGGCCAGAATTGTGGACCCCGATAGTGGGGAGTTATTGCCAGTGAACCGGACCGGTGAGCTGTGGCTCAGGGGATCCTGTATTATGAAAG GTTACTTCAGTAATGAAGAAGCGACAGCATCAACACTAGATTCAAAGGGATGGTTAAGAACTGGGGATCTGTGTTACATTGATGATGATGGATTTATATTTGTGGTTGATAGATTAAAGGAGCTGATTAAGTACAAGGGCTACCAG GTTCCTCCGGCAGAGTTGGAGGCTTTGTTGCTAACTCACCCTGAAGTTGCTGATGTTGCTGTTATACC GTTCCCCGACAAGGATGTTGGACAGTTTCCAATGGCATATGTGGTGCGGAAAACTGGAAGTCGTATCTCAGAAAATGCAATCATGGATTTTGTTGGCAAGCAG GTGGCTCCATACAAGAGGATAAGGCGAGTGGCATTTGTAGCTTCCATCCCCAAGAATCCTTCAGGCAAGATACTAAGGAAAGATTTAATAAAGCTCGCCACTTCTAAACTATGA
- the LOC116025331 gene encoding uncharacterized protein LOC116025331 has product MMNLVTSPSKLLSQFARRVSDLDWRLLLLILLPLSLLFYASLSTISSAFIGGASFVTSPLTSIFTVVDSLGNLTAIAAAPLPAEVELLVPLRFKNESEAKANATVALPPRAGGSKIAVCLVGGARRFELTGPSIIRNILRVYPKSDLFLHSPLDSNSYKFSLLRNAPRIAAVKIFKPTRINETESQARVLTARNSPNGIQGLLQYFNLVEGCLTMIRAYQTKNNFTYNWIVRTRVDGYWSYPLAPENFIPGHYVVPPGSSYGGLNDRIGIGDFNTSVVALSRLSMIPQLDAGGHAQLNSESAFKAQLTTQKVPYKTIRLPFCVVTDRQYPFPPGANGVPVAALSSPGPLSGAKCRPCKPACSGACVPPVMSRLNKLWSWTDWANNTIELCDAHGEWEEGWEKLFDKVAGKKLGAARKRVKKLSVEGCISDFKAMKLKSASWEAPSEVEICKLGLKSGTG; this is encoded by the exons TTGCTGATtcttctccctctctctcttctgTTCTACGCTTCTCTTTCCACCATTTCCTCTGCTTTCATCGGCGGGGCGTCCTTCGTCACCAGCCCCCTGACGTCCATTTTCACTGTCGTCGACTCGCTCGGGAATCTGACCGCTATCGCCGCCGCGCCGCTGCCGGCCGAGGTGGAACTGCTGGTTCCGCTCCGGTTTAAGAACGAGTCGGAGGCGAAGGCAAATGCTACAGTGGCGCTTCCGCCCCGGGCGGGCGGGTCGAAGATTGCTGTTTGTTTGGTGGGTGGAGCTCGGAGGTTCGAGCTGACGGGGCCGTCCATTATCCGGAACATTCTCAGAGTCTATCCCAAATCTGACCTCTTCCTTCACAGCCCACTGGATTCCAACTCTTACAAGTTCTCGTTGCTCAGAAACGCACCCAGAATCGCGGCCGTTAAAATCTTCAAGCCCACTCGCATCAACGAAACCGAGTCACAGGCCAGAGTTCTAACGGCCCGGAACTCGCCAAATGGCATTCAG GGGTTGTTGCAATACTTTAATCTGGTGGAAGGTTGTCTGACTATGATCCGTGCGTACCAAACCAAGAATAACTTCACCTACAACTGGATCGTCCGCACCAGAGTTGACGGATACTGGTCCTACCCTCTAGCACCGGAAAACTTCATTCCCGGACACTACGTTGTCCCGCCCGGCTCATCATACGGCGGCCTGAACGACCGCATCGGCATCGGCGACTTCAACACCTCTGTGGTGGCTCTGTCACGGCTTTCCATGATTCCCCAGCTGGATGCAGGGGGACATGCGCAGCTCAATTCCGAGAGCGCATTCAAGGCCCAGCTCACAACCCAAAAGGTACCCTACAAGACAATTCGCCTCCCGTTCTGCGTCGTAACGGATCGTCAGTACCCCTTCCCTCCGGGGGCGAATGGTGTCCCCGTGGCGGCACTGTCCAGCCCGGGCCCATTAAGCGGCGCAAAATGCAGACCCTGCAAGCCTGCGTGTAGTGGGGCGTGCGTTCCCCCAGTAATGAGCCGCCTCAACAAATTGTGGAGCTGGACGGATTGGGCGAACAACACCATAGAGCTGTGCGACGCTCACGGCGAGTGGGAGGAAGGCTGGGAGAAATTATTCGATAAGGTTGCTGGTAAGAAGCTGGGTGCAGCCCGGAAGCGAGTGAAGAAGCTGAGTGTTGAAGGATGTATAAGCGACTTCAAGGCGATGAAATTGAAGTCGGCATCATGGGAGGCTCCTTCTGAAGTGGAGATATGCAAGCTAGGCTTAAAATCTGGGACTGGCTAA